The window GCGAAGCCGGAACGCAGTCTGGTAGTATCACTCTCGCAGTCAGCGGGACGCAATAACAACGGCCGCGTGACAATGCGCCACCGCGGCGGACGCGGCAGAATCAAGTACCGCATCGTGGACTTCAAGCGCGATAAGTTCGGAGTCCCCGGTAAGGTAACGGCGATCGAATACGATCCCAACCGTTCGGCGCGTATCGCTCTCATCTCCTACAAGGACGGCGAGAAGAGATACATCCTCGCCCCCGTAGGCCTCAATGTCGGTGACACGATCTTCGCCGGAGAGGGATCGGACATTCGCCCCGGAAACGCCCTTAAGCTTAAGGACATCCCGGTTGGTACGGTCGTTCACAACATCGAGCTTGAGCCGGGACGCGGCGGAGTATTGGTACGTTCGGCGGGAACGTCGGCGCAGCTTATGGCTAAAGAGGGCAAATACGCCTTTGTGCGTATGCCGTCAGGCGAACTTCGTCTTGTACTGATTGAGTGCATGGCGACCGTCGGCCAGGTTGGCAATGAAGAGCACGAGAACGTAGTCTCAGGTAAAGCGGGAAGAACACGCTGGCTTGGCATTCGTCCGCATATCCGCGGTATGATCCAGAACCCTGTCGACCATCCGATGGGCGGAGGCGAAGGCAAGAGCAAGTCGCATAAGCATCCTGTCTCACCGTGGGGTACTCCGGCAAAGGGTTACCGTACCCGTAAGCGTAAGCCGTCGGATAAGTTCATCGTCCGCCGCCGCAAGAAGTAACCCGAGTTTGTAGGAGGGAATTAAGATGGCTCGTTCACTAAAAAAAGGACCCTACGTAGACGTTAAGCTTCTCCGCAGGGTAGAGGACATGAACGAATCAGGCAAAAAAGTGGTCATCAAGAGCTGGGCTCGCGCCTGCTCGATCACGCCTGAAATGGTCGGACACACGATTGCCGTGCATAATGGCCGTATTCATGTACCGGTTTACATCAGCGACAATATGATAGGACATAAGCTCGGTGAGTTTGCGCCTACCCGTAAGTTCGGCGGCCACGCCGGCCAGGAACGCTCCACGAAGGTAAAGAGGTAGGAGGACGCGAGGTATGGAAGTAAAAGCATCGGCAAAGCAGATCCGTATTTCTGCAAACAAAGTCCGCAGAGTCCTGGCGCTTGTCAGAGGCAAGAATGCTTCAGAGGCGCTCATGATTCTTAAATATACTCCCAATAAGCCGGCCAGATACGCTGAGAAGGTGCTCAAGAGCGCCGTTGCGAATGCTGAGCACAACCACGGTCTCGATATGGACAAACTCATCGTCAAGACCGCCACGGCTGACCAGGGAGCGTACATGAAGCGTTTCCGCCCCGTTTCCATGGGCCGCGCTCATGCTTTCAGACATCACACGTGCCATATCACCATGGTCGTGTGTGAGAAGTAAGGAGGGGTTGAACGGTGGGTCAGAAAGTTCACCCGGTAGGTTATAGACTTGGCGTTATCTACGATTGGGAATCCCGCTGGTACGCTGACGGTAAGAAGTATGCGAAGTATCTTCACAAAGACCTCGAGCTCAGAAACTGGATCAAGAAACGCTGGGCCCAGGCTGGCGTGAGCCGCGTGGAGATTGAGCGTATAGGCAACGTTATGCGTTTTACAGTTTGGACCGCCCGGCCTGGTGTCGTAATTGGCAAGCAGGGAGCAGAGATACAGGCGGTTCGTGAGGAACTTCAGGCTATGACCGGCAACCGGGTCATGATAAACATTCAGGAGATGAAGAATCCCGACGTAGAGGCTCAGGTAGTCGCCGAGGGCGTCGCCTCTTCACTTGAGCGCAGAATCAGCTTCCGCCGCGCAATGAAGCAGTCGATATTCCGCGCGATGAAGTCGGGAGCCAAGGGAATCAAGATCCAGTGCGCCGGCCGTCTCGGCGGAGCCGAAATAGCGCGCACGGAATGGTATCTTGAGGGCCAGCTTCCCCTTTCGACACTGAGAGCCGATATCGATTACGGCTTCGCCGAAGCTCACACGATCTATGGTGTAATCGGCATCAAGGTGTGGATATACAAGGGCGAAGTTATGGAGCGCAAGCCCATATTTGAGGCCGAGCCCGTAACAAAGGAGAGGAGGTAAGATCCAATGCTTTCTCCGAAAAGAGTAAAATACCGCAAGCCCCATCTGACGGCCCTTCGCGGCTACAGCAAAGGCGCTACAGAGGTGGACTTTGGCGAGTTTGGACTTCAGGCCTGCGAGAACGGCTGGATCACGGCGCGCCAGATAGAGGCGGTTCGTGTTGCCATCAGCCGCAAGATGAAGAAGGGCGGAAAAATCTGGATCAGGATATTCCCGGATCGCCCCGTCACTGAGAAGCCTCTTGAAACTCGTATGGGTAAAGGTAAGGGAAACGTGGAATACTGGACCGCAGCAGTAAAGCGCGGACGCGTTATGTTTGAAATTGCAGGAGTGCCGCGTGAAGTTGCCGAACAGGCCTTCCGCACCGCATCGTTCAAACTGCCCATCAAGGTAAAAATGTTAACCCGAGAGGGAGCAGGTGAATAGTATGGATCCCAAGGAACTTCGAGATCTCAGCGTATCTGAGCTTAAAGATAAGCACAAGCAGTATAAGGAAGAGCTGTTCAACCTCCGTTTTCAGAACGCGATCGGACAGTTGAGCAATTCGGGACGCATCAAAGATGTAAAGAAGACTATCGCCCGTATTCTTACCGTTATTACGGAAAAAGAGATGGGTATAGATCACTCAGGAGCAAGGAGGTAACCGACGATGGAAGAGCGTACAGCACATCGTAAAGTCCGTACCGGAACAGTGGTTAGCGACAAGATGGAAAAGACCATCGTCGTGCGCGTAGACCGTATGGCAAAGCACTCTCTCTACGGCAAGCCTGTTCTCCGTTCAAAGAAATTCATGGCTCATGATGAGACCAACGACTGCCGCATGGGCGACACAGTCAAGATAGGCGAGACCCGTCCCCTGAGCGCGAGGAAGCGCTGGGAAGTTCTCGAGATAGTTGAGAGAGCTCCTATCCTCGGCGTCGCTGAAGAGGAGGCCGAATAGTTATGATTCAGCTGCGTACAGTACTTAACGTAGCCGACAATTCCGGCGCAAAGAAAATCCTCTGCGTCCAGGTTAAGGGCGGCAGCTTCCGCAAAGTTGGAACTGTCGGGGATGTCATCGTTGGCGCGGTCCGCGAGGCGGCCCCCAACGCTAACATCAAAAAGGGTGACGTCGTAAAGGCCGTCATCGTCAGGACGAAAAAGGAGATCCGCCGCAAGGACGGTTCTTACGTTCGCTTCGACGACAACGCGGCCGTTGTCATTGACAACAATGGCGACCCCAAAGGAACACGTATATTTGGTCCTGTAGCAAGGGAACTGAGAGAAAAGAAATACATGCGTATAGTCTCTCTGGCGCCCGAAGTAGTGTAGGGGGTAACCTGCCATGTCTAAAATGAGAATCAAAAAGGGAGACCGCGTTCGCGTCATCTCCGGAAAAGACGCCGGCAAAGAGGGAAAGATCCTTAAGAGGAATATCGATAAGGATACGGTCGTAGTGGAAAACGTCAATTTCGTTACCAAGAGCGTCCGTCCGACACAAAAGGATCCCCGCGGCGGGCTTGTCAAGAAAGAGGCCGCTCTTTCTGCGTCAAAGGTAATGCTTGTCTGCCCGAAATGCGGCAAGGCGACGCGCGTCGGACGCGCCTTCCTTGACGATGGCAAGAAGGTCCGTATCTGCAAGCAGTGCGGCGAAATCATCGATAAGGCATAGTGAGGAGGGACAACAGAATGACTCCGCGTCTTTTAACAAAATATTCCGAGGAAGTCCTTCCCCGTCTGAACGAGCAGTTCCAGTATAAGAACGTTATGGAGATCCCGCGTCTCGTCAAAGTCGTCATCAACATCGGCGTCAACGAGGCAAAGCTGGACCAGAAATACATGGACGCCTCGATCAACGAACTGACCATCATCTCCGGTCAGAAGCCGATGATGAAGCGCGCCAAGAAATCCATAGCCGGATTCAAGGTTCGCGAAGGAATGCCCGTTGCGTGTGCGGTTACTCTGAGAAGTGACAGAATGTGGGAGTTCGTCGATCGCCTTTTCAGCATCGCGCTTCCCCGTATCAAGGACTTCCAGGGAATCTCAAAGAGGGGCTTCGACGGCAGAGGTAACTTCAACCTCGGCCTCAAAGAACAGCTTCTCTTCCCTGAGATCGATTACGATAAGGTCATCCGTCAGCGCGGCATGAACATCACGTTCGTGACGACCGCGAAGACCGATGAGGAAGCCCAGGCGCTCTTAAAAGAGCTGGGCATGCCCTTCGCCCGTTAGGAAGGAGAAGCAAATGGCCCGTAAAAGTATGGTGAACAAGGCCAAAGAAGAGCCGAAGTTCAAAGTGAGAAAATACAATCGTTGCCCGATCTGTGGACGCCCCCACGGATACATGCGCAAATTCGATATGTGCCGCTGCTGTTTCCGCAAGCTTGCACGCGAGGGAAAAATCCCTGGCGTTGTCAAGTCGAGCTGGTAGGCACGTGGGCGTAGAAGGGAGGATCCTTTAATGCATATTACCGATCCTGTCGCGGATATGCTCACACGCATCAGAAATGCGAATGTGGTTTACCATGAAATGGTAGATATGCCTCTTTCCAAGATGCGGCTTGAAATGGCCCGCATCCTCAAAGAGGAAGGTTATATCCGTAACTATAAGACGATCACCGACGCGAAGCAGCCGATGCCCATCCTTCGGCTTACCATGAACTATGGACCCCAGAAGGAAAGAGTAATCCAGGGACTTCGCAGAATCAGCAAACCCGGCCGCCGTATCTACGTCGGCAAAGACGAACTTCCCAAGGTAATGGGCGGTTTGGGTATTGCTCTAATCTCAACGTCAGCCGGACTCATGACCGACGCCTCTGCCCGTAAACTCGGACTCGGCGGCGAAGTAGTCTGCTACGTCTGGTAACGGAGGCGCTCGAAGATGTCTAGAATAGGACGCAAAGCGATAGCTCTTCCGAAAGGCGTAGAGGTCAAGATCGACGGACAGCATGTTTTTGTCAAGGGAGCCAAAGGCAGCCTTGAGATGGATGTAATGAACAACATCGCTGTAGCGGTCGAAGATGGGCAGCTTCATGTGACGCGCGCGAACGACGACAAGCCGGTACGCGCCGCGCACGGCATGACGAGAGCCCTTATCAGCAACATGGTGGACGGCGTCAGCAACGGTTTTCAGAAAGTCCTTGAAATCGTCGGCGTCGGCTACCGCGCTCAGATGCAGGGCAAGAACCTTGTACTGAGCCTCGGCTTCTCGCATCCTGTAGAAGTCGTTCCCCCTGCGGGAATTGAGTTCGCCTGCGAGAGCCCCATCAAGATAATCGTTCGCGGCATCGACAAGCAGCTTGTCGGTCAGGTCGCATCGAACATTCGCGGATATCGTCCGCCCGAACCCTACAAGGGCAAGGGAATCAGATATGCCGGCGAATATGTAATCCGCAAGGCCGGTAAGGCCGGCGCCAAGAAGTAAGGCGAGGTGAAGGACGTTGATCAGTAATCGCAGTCGTAACGAAATGCGGGAGCTTCGCCACCGTCGCCTCAGGAGACATCTCTCCGGCACCGGTGAGCGCCCCCGTCTTGCAGTCTTCGGCAGCCTGAAGCACATCTCTGCTCAGGTCATCGACGACGAAAAGGGACATACGCTTGTATCGGCATCGACCATACAGGACAAATTTGACGACGTAAAGGGCACAGGGAACCAGGATGCTGCTAAGGCAGTCGGCAAGCTCATTGCCGAGCGCGCTCTTGCGAACGGAATCACAGAAGTTGTCTTTGACAGAGGCGGCCATGTCTATCACGGCAGAGTAAAGGCCCTTGCCGAAGCAGCCCGCGAAGCCGGTCTGAAGTTCTAAGAGGAGGCGCAATAAAGTGGCGAAAGAGACACAGAATACAAAAACTTATAGCAGCAGAGGCCTTGAACTTTCAGAGCGCATAGTTTCCATCAACCGCGTCAGCAAAGTCGTCAAAGGCGGTAAGCGTTTCCGCTTCAGCGTACTTGTGGTGGTAGGCGACGGCGTGAGCCAGGTCGGTCTCGGAATGGGCAAAGCCAAAGAAATTTCCGTGGCCATGAAAAAAGGTATCGAACATGCGAAGAAAAATATGATCGACCTTAAGAAGACCGGCCACACGCTTCCGCATCCCATCATCGGCAAGTTCGGCGCCGCGGAAGTTCTCATGCGTCCGGCCGCGCCTGGAACTGGCGTTCTCGCCGGTTCGTCGGTGCGTCCGATCATGGAGCTCGGCGGAATCAAAGACGTTATCGCGAAGGTAACCGGAAGAACTTCGAACCCCATCAATATCGCCTATGCGACGATGGATGCGGTCAAGCGCCTCCGTACGCCGGAAGAGATCTACCGTCTCCGTGGCAAAGAGCGCAAGGAAGCCTAGGAGGTATTATAGCTATGGCTAAGCTTCGTATCACATGGAAGAAAAGCACAATAGGCCGTCCTCCGAGTCAGGAGAGAATAATAAAGGCTCTTGGCCTTCACAGGCTCAATGAGACTGTATATCACAACGACAGCCCGCAGATCCGCGGCATGGTCAACAAGATCGGCCACCTGCTGGAATGGTCTGTTGAGGAATAAGGGGGAGGAACTGCCATGAAACTTCATGAACTCTCACCTGTGCCGGGATCGCGCAAAAAGAAAAAGCGCCTTGGACAGGGTCTGGGCAGCGGACAGGGAAAGACGGCGGGAAAGGGCCACAAAGGCCAGAAGGCCCGCAAGAGCCCTGATATCGGAGCCAACTTCGAAGGCGGACAGATGCCGCTCGCGCGCCGTGTTCCTAAGCGCGGCTTCAGCAACTTCCGTTTCGCGGTAAAATATGAGATCGTCAACATCGCCGACCTTGAAGAGCGCTTTGAAGCGGGCGCGGAAGTCACCGCGAAGGAACTTTCCGAACTTCGCCTGATTTCAGACGCCGGCAAGCCTGTCAAAGTTCTCGGCGTTGGCGAGCTCTCAAAGAGCCTTAACGTAAAGGCAAACGCCTACAGTTCATCGGCTGCCAAGAAGATAGAGGCCGCCGGCGGCAAGGCAGAGGTGATATAAATGCTGGATTCCTTCCGGGATACCTTTCGGCTGCCCGATCTGAAGCGCCGCATACTTTTTACGCTTGCAGCGCTCTTCGTCTACCGTTTGGGTGCGCACGTACCCACTCCCGGAGTGGATGCAGCTGCCCTCGGAAAACTTTTTGATCAGGGGTCACTGCTTGGTTTCCTGGACCTCTTTGCGGGAGGAGCACTCAGCCGTTTTTCCATCTTCGCGCTGGGTGTGACCCCCTACATCAACTCAAGCATCGTCATGCAGCTGCTCGCGGTTGTCGTGCCGAGCATTGAGAAGATGCAGAAAGAGGGAGAAGATGGACGCAAAAAGATCGTTCAGTGGACACGTTACGGAACGATCATCTTCGCGTTTATACAGGCAGTAGGTATGACCGGCTGGCTGAAGGGACTCGGGATATACTCGGGCGGCATGCTTGATATTATCCTTGTGTCGCTTACACTCACAACCGGCGCCGTCGCCGTTATGTGGCTTGGTGAAATAATGTCGGACCACGGAATCGGCAACGGTATCTCCCTGCTTATCTTTGCGGGTATAGTGGTAAGGATCCCTGAAGCTATCATCCGTACGGCGTCGTTGGTACGTCTTGGTGAGATGAACGTGCTCGTTATGCTGATCGCCGTCGCGATAATGGTGGCGGTTGTGGCGGGGTGCGTCATGCTCCAGGAGGGACAGCGCCGCCTGCCGGTCCAGTACGCCAAGCGTATGGTCGGAAACAAGATGTACGGCGGACAGTCGAGCTTCATACCGCTCCGCGTCAATACGGCGGGCGTCATCCCGATAATCTTCGCCTCGTCAGTGCTGCTCTTCCCCTACACGATAGCGGGACTTTTCCAGCACAGCATCGCGAGGATGATACAGCAGGCGATGAGCCCGAGCAGCCCATTTTATATGGTGCTCTATGTGCTCCTTATCGTATTCTTCTCATATTTCTATACGGCGGTAGTCTTCAAGCCGGAAGACATCTCGACGAATATGAAGAAGAACGGCGGGTTCATCCTCGGCATTCGCCCCGGTAAACCTACCACCGACTACATAGAGAAGGTAATGGGACGTATCACGCTCGGCGGTTCGATCGCCCTTGCGGTGATCGCGATCATCCCGACAATAATGACGGGTGTAATGCACATCAATACCTTCTATTTTGGCGGTACCGCGGTAATCATCGTCGTCGGCGTAGCGCTTGATACGGTCCATCAGATCGAGGGACAGCTTCTCATGCGCCATTATGAGGGCATCCTCAAGCGCCGCGGCGGTAAGAGCGGCGGTTTGCTAAAACTGTAATCCAAAAGAGGCGAATCGAAAATGAGGATCATTCTTCTTGGAGCGCCGGGAGCCGGCAAAGGCACGCAGGCTGACAGTATTAAGGGCAAATATCCCGTAGCGCATATATCGACGGGCGATATTCTCCGCGCCAATGTCAAGGCGGGGACGGAGCTCGGCAAGAGCGCAAAAGAATATATGGACGCCGGAAAACTCGTGCCTGATGAAGTGATCATTGGCATGATGGAAAAGCGTCTGCTGGAGGCCGACTGCAAAGATGGTTTCCTCCTTGACGGTTTCCCGCGCACGATCGGGCAGGCCGAGGCTCTTGACCTGATGCTCGCGAAACTCGGCATCAAGCTTGACGCGGTGGTCAGCCTTGAGATAGACGATGATACCGTCGTCGGCAGACTTACGGCAAGAAGAGTCTGCAAACAGTGCGGCGAGATCTACAACACAGTACTCAAGCCCGCGGCGAAAGAGGGCGTCTGTGATAAGTGT is drawn from Cloacibacillus porcorum and contains these coding sequences:
- the rplB gene encoding 50S ribosomal protein L2, producing the protein MGIKKYRPTTPSRRQMATPDFSEITKAKPERSLVVSLSQSAGRNNNGRVTMRHRGGRGRIKYRIVDFKRDKFGVPGKVTAIEYDPNRSARIALISYKDGEKRYILAPVGLNVGDTIFAGEGSDIRPGNALKLKDIPVGTVVHNIELEPGRGGVLVRSAGTSAQLMAKEGKYAFVRMPSGELRLVLIECMATVGQVGNEEHENVVSGKAGRTRWLGIRPHIRGMIQNPVDHPMGGGEGKSKSHKHPVSPWGTPAKGYRTRKRKPSDKFIVRRRKK
- the rpsS gene encoding 30S ribosomal protein S19, translating into MARSLKKGPYVDVKLLRRVEDMNESGKKVVIKSWARACSITPEMVGHTIAVHNGRIHVPVYISDNMIGHKLGEFAPTRKFGGHAGQERSTKVKR
- the rplV gene encoding 50S ribosomal protein L22 gives rise to the protein MEVKASAKQIRISANKVRRVLALVRGKNASEALMILKYTPNKPARYAEKVLKSAVANAEHNHGLDMDKLIVKTATADQGAYMKRFRPVSMGRAHAFRHHTCHITMVVCEK
- the rpsC gene encoding 30S ribosomal protein S3, translating into MGQKVHPVGYRLGVIYDWESRWYADGKKYAKYLHKDLELRNWIKKRWAQAGVSRVEIERIGNVMRFTVWTARPGVVIGKQGAEIQAVREELQAMTGNRVMINIQEMKNPDVEAQVVAEGVASSLERRISFRRAMKQSIFRAMKSGAKGIKIQCAGRLGGAEIARTEWYLEGQLPLSTLRADIDYGFAEAHTIYGVIGIKVWIYKGEVMERKPIFEAEPVTKERR
- the rplP gene encoding 50S ribosomal protein L16, which gives rise to MLSPKRVKYRKPHLTALRGYSKGATEVDFGEFGLQACENGWITARQIEAVRVAISRKMKKGGKIWIRIFPDRPVTEKPLETRMGKGKGNVEYWTAAVKRGRVMFEIAGVPREVAEQAFRTASFKLPIKVKMLTREGAGE
- the rpmC gene encoding 50S ribosomal protein L29, whose product is MDPKELRDLSVSELKDKHKQYKEELFNLRFQNAIGQLSNSGRIKDVKKTIARILTVITEKEMGIDHSGARR
- the rpsQ gene encoding 30S ribosomal protein S17 — its product is MEERTAHRKVRTGTVVSDKMEKTIVVRVDRMAKHSLYGKPVLRSKKFMAHDETNDCRMGDTVKIGETRPLSARKRWEVLEIVERAPILGVAEEEAE
- the rplN gene encoding 50S ribosomal protein L14, giving the protein MIQLRTVLNVADNSGAKKILCVQVKGGSFRKVGTVGDVIVGAVREAAPNANIKKGDVVKAVIVRTKKEIRRKDGSYVRFDDNAAVVIDNNGDPKGTRIFGPVARELREKKYMRIVSLAPEVV
- the rplX gene encoding 50S ribosomal protein L24; translation: MSKMRIKKGDRVRVISGKDAGKEGKILKRNIDKDTVVVENVNFVTKSVRPTQKDPRGGLVKKEAALSASKVMLVCPKCGKATRVGRAFLDDGKKVRICKQCGEIIDKA
- the rplE gene encoding 50S ribosomal protein L5, with amino-acid sequence MTPRLLTKYSEEVLPRLNEQFQYKNVMEIPRLVKVVINIGVNEAKLDQKYMDASINELTIISGQKPMMKRAKKSIAGFKVREGMPVACAVTLRSDRMWEFVDRLFSIALPRIKDFQGISKRGFDGRGNFNLGLKEQLLFPEIDYDKVIRQRGMNITFVTTAKTDEEAQALLKELGMPFAR
- a CDS encoding type Z 30S ribosomal protein S14 translates to MARKSMVNKAKEEPKFKVRKYNRCPICGRPHGYMRKFDMCRCCFRKLAREGKIPGVVKSSW
- the rpsH gene encoding 30S ribosomal protein S8; amino-acid sequence: MHITDPVADMLTRIRNANVVYHEMVDMPLSKMRLEMARILKEEGYIRNYKTITDAKQPMPILRLTMNYGPQKERVIQGLRRISKPGRRIYVGKDELPKVMGGLGIALISTSAGLMTDASARKLGLGGEVVCYVW
- the rplF gene encoding 50S ribosomal protein L6; translated protein: MSRIGRKAIALPKGVEVKIDGQHVFVKGAKGSLEMDVMNNIAVAVEDGQLHVTRANDDKPVRAAHGMTRALISNMVDGVSNGFQKVLEIVGVGYRAQMQGKNLVLSLGFSHPVEVVPPAGIEFACESPIKIIVRGIDKQLVGQVASNIRGYRPPEPYKGKGIRYAGEYVIRKAGKAGAKK
- the rplR gene encoding 50S ribosomal protein L18, translating into MISNRSRNEMRELRHRRLRRHLSGTGERPRLAVFGSLKHISAQVIDDEKGHTLVSASTIQDKFDDVKGTGNQDAAKAVGKLIAERALANGITEVVFDRGGHVYHGRVKALAEAAREAGLKF
- the rpsE gene encoding 30S ribosomal protein S5, yielding MAKETQNTKTYSSRGLELSERIVSINRVSKVVKGGKRFRFSVLVVVGDGVSQVGLGMGKAKEISVAMKKGIEHAKKNMIDLKKTGHTLPHPIIGKFGAAEVLMRPAAPGTGVLAGSSVRPIMELGGIKDVIAKVTGRTSNPINIAYATMDAVKRLRTPEEIYRLRGKERKEA
- the rpmD gene encoding 50S ribosomal protein L30, with protein sequence MAKLRITWKKSTIGRPPSQERIIKALGLHRLNETVYHNDSPQIRGMVNKIGHLLEWSVEE
- the rplO gene encoding 50S ribosomal protein L15: MKLHELSPVPGSRKKKKRLGQGLGSGQGKTAGKGHKGQKARKSPDIGANFEGGQMPLARRVPKRGFSNFRFAVKYEIVNIADLEERFEAGAEVTAKELSELRLISDAGKPVKVLGVGELSKSLNVKANAYSSSAAKKIEAAGGKAEVI
- the secY gene encoding preprotein translocase subunit SecY; protein product: MLDSFRDTFRLPDLKRRILFTLAALFVYRLGAHVPTPGVDAAALGKLFDQGSLLGFLDLFAGGALSRFSIFALGVTPYINSSIVMQLLAVVVPSIEKMQKEGEDGRKKIVQWTRYGTIIFAFIQAVGMTGWLKGLGIYSGGMLDIILVSLTLTTGAVAVMWLGEIMSDHGIGNGISLLIFAGIVVRIPEAIIRTASLVRLGEMNVLVMLIAVAIMVAVVAGCVMLQEGQRRLPVQYAKRMVGNKMYGGQSSFIPLRVNTAGVIPIIFASSVLLFPYTIAGLFQHSIARMIQQAMSPSSPFYMVLYVLLIVFFSYFYTAVVFKPEDISTNMKKNGGFILGIRPGKPTTDYIEKVMGRITLGGSIALAVIAIIPTIMTGVMHINTFYFGGTAVIIVVGVALDTVHQIEGQLLMRHYEGILKRRGGKSGGLLKL
- a CDS encoding adenylate kinase, translating into MRIILLGAPGAGKGTQADSIKGKYPVAHISTGDILRANVKAGTELGKSAKEYMDAGKLVPDEVIIGMMEKRLLEADCKDGFLLDGFPRTIGQAEALDLMLAKLGIKLDAVVSLEIDDDTVVGRLTARRVCKQCGEIYNTVLKPAAKEGVCDKCGGEVIQRDDDKESVIRNRLSVFHGQTSPLIDYYGKKGLLITVDATGGKDAVLKILEQRKG